One window of the Hyalangium minutum genome contains the following:
- a CDS encoding acyltransferase family protein, whose amino-acid sequence MPLSGSFSLRPPPRHPALDAARGFAVLAMVIGHTLHALLSPSARENEWVQHYWSLRGLTAPLFLLVSGWAVVAAMDRRTEGSRGIYGRLVRRALLLIFLGYLLRWPGWEAVQALGWSEALMAQLFAFDALQCIGASLLVGATVLSLARGSRIRTLVLGVLAVGIVLASPAVWQFGPNLPIALRQATGMDGSQFTLFPWASYFFVGSLLAWLLRMLRPGWPQGVVLAALGAGMLGATLKLPADWAPTSAWLVAFRVGQGLIVLAVANFAPVRLTRLLAPLGLLSLWVYLLHLPVVYGWAGTPGLSDRVGPTLELVPALLAGLGLLAACYAVARLLRRLRRLTFPWRPAATTVGTSFGRSQRV is encoded by the coding sequence GTGCCTCTCTCGGGCTCCTTCAGCTTGCGGCCTCCTCCTCGCCATCCCGCGCTGGATGCGGCGCGCGGCTTCGCCGTGCTGGCGATGGTGATAGGCCACACGCTGCATGCCCTGCTGTCTCCGAGCGCTCGCGAGAACGAGTGGGTGCAGCACTACTGGTCGCTGCGTGGCCTCACCGCGCCCCTCTTCCTGCTGGTGAGCGGCTGGGCGGTGGTGGCCGCGATGGATCGCCGCACGGAGGGCTCGCGGGGCATCTATGGGCGGCTCGTGCGGCGAGCGCTCCTGTTGATCTTCCTGGGCTACCTGCTGCGCTGGCCAGGCTGGGAGGCCGTCCAGGCGCTGGGCTGGAGCGAGGCGCTCATGGCCCAGCTCTTCGCGTTCGATGCGCTCCAGTGCATTGGCGCGAGTTTGCTGGTGGGGGCCACCGTGCTCTCGCTCGCGCGGGGGAGCCGGATCCGGACGCTGGTGCTCGGGGTGCTGGCGGTGGGCATCGTGCTGGCGAGCCCGGCGGTGTGGCAATTCGGGCCGAACCTGCCCATCGCCCTGCGGCAAGCCACGGGGATGGACGGGAGCCAGTTCACGCTCTTCCCGTGGGCCAGCTACTTCTTCGTGGGCTCGCTGTTGGCCTGGCTGCTGCGCATGCTGCGGCCGGGGTGGCCTCAGGGCGTGGTGCTCGCGGCGCTGGGCGCGGGGATGCTGGGGGCCACGCTGAAGCTCCCCGCGGATTGGGCTCCCACGAGCGCATGGCTCGTGGCCTTCCGCGTGGGACAGGGGCTGATCGTGCTGGCCGTGGCGAACTTCGCGCCGGTGCGGCTCACCCGGCTGCTGGCGCCCTTGGGCCTGCTGTCGCTCTGGGTGTACCTGCTCCACCTGCCCGTGGTGTACGGCTGGGCGGGGACGCCGGGCCTGTCCGACCGGGTGGGCCCTACGCTCGAGCTGGTTCCCGCGCTGCTCGCCGGGCTGGGGCTGCTCGCGGCCTGCTACGCGGTGGCGCGCTTGCTGCGGCGGCTGCGCAGGCTCACGTTCCCGTGGCGGCCCGCGGCGACGACTGTGGGGACTTCGTTCGGCCGCAGCCAGCGCGTCTGA
- a CDS encoding cytochrome-c peroxidase, producing MKAPSRLQHCLGRAIALWGVLGALALRAMASSPEPVKAPPPQPEPLPYEKLVAPFQPPPAVSSAPAPEDTEARIALGRLLFFDARLSKNHDVSCNTCHDLATNGADHQPLSQGHQKRKGRRNSPTVYNVGGYIAQFWDGRAPTLEVQAEGPLFDEDEMAMPDDRRVLATLTSMPEYVKRFQAAFPGEKKPVTLSNLTRSLAAFQRQLTTRSRFDRFLAGQREALTEQERRGLELFVTAGCVTCHNGPAVGGTSLQKLGLVEAFPKIADLGRYEVTREEEDRMKFRVPTLRNVEKTAPYLHDGSVAQLDEMVRVMARYQLGKTLSPEQVESLVAFLRSLTGELPARYAAPPELPKSTRKTPKPDPT from the coding sequence ATGAAGGCGCCCTCTCGCCTCCAGCACTGCCTTGGACGCGCCATCGCCCTCTGGGGGGTGCTCGGGGCGTTGGCGCTGCGGGCGATGGCCTCGTCACCCGAGCCCGTGAAGGCCCCCCCGCCACAACCGGAGCCTCTGCCCTACGAGAAGCTGGTGGCGCCCTTCCAGCCGCCCCCCGCCGTGAGCAGCGCGCCCGCCCCCGAGGACACCGAGGCCCGCATTGCCCTGGGGCGGCTGCTCTTCTTCGACGCGCGGCTCTCCAAGAACCACGACGTCTCCTGCAACACCTGCCACGATCTGGCCACCAACGGGGCGGATCACCAGCCACTCTCCCAGGGGCATCAGAAGCGGAAGGGCCGGCGCAACTCGCCCACCGTCTACAATGTCGGCGGCTACATCGCCCAGTTCTGGGACGGCCGAGCGCCCACCCTGGAGGTCCAGGCGGAGGGGCCCCTCTTCGATGAAGACGAGATGGCCATGCCGGACGACCGGCGCGTCCTGGCGACGCTCACCTCCATGCCGGAGTACGTGAAGCGCTTCCAGGCGGCCTTCCCGGGCGAGAAGAAGCCCGTCACGCTGAGCAACCTCACGCGGTCCCTCGCGGCCTTCCAGCGCCAGCTCACCACCCGCTCCCGCTTCGATCGATTCCTCGCGGGCCAGCGGGAGGCGCTCACCGAGCAAGAGCGCCGCGGGCTGGAGCTCTTCGTCACCGCTGGCTGCGTCACCTGCCATAACGGGCCCGCGGTGGGCGGCACCTCTCTCCAGAAGCTGGGGCTCGTGGAGGCGTTCCCAAAGATTGCGGACCTCGGCCGGTACGAGGTGACGCGGGAGGAGGAGGACCGGATGAAGTTTCGCGTCCCCACGCTGCGCAACGTGGAGAAGACGGCGCCCTACCTTCATGACGGCTCCGTGGCGCAGCTGGACGAGATGGTTCGCGTCATGGCCCGGTACCAGCTCGGCAAGACGCTGAGCCCGGAGCAGGTGGAGTCGCTGGTGGCCTTCCTGCGCAGCCTCACCGGCGAGCTGCCCGCGCGCTACGCCGCCCCGCCCGAGCTCCCCAAGAGCACGCGCAAGACGCCCAAGCCCGACCCCACGTGA
- a CDS encoding hemerythrin domain-containing protein: MHFSPPLPPSADKSRTEQRDVLQLLLASQQRIRHFTALALRLGHAQGATPAELSGTAARVARYFTQRLPQHFEAEDFALLPRLFTTTISTEMMRHLWGMKLQHEAIEQALSKLVPLWLTLRDSPERYGELAESLARGSQQLMLLMEVHLHLEEQYLFPLVRTCLPPEALEELATEVLRGRDLLN, encoded by the coding sequence ATGCACTTTTCCCCACCCCTGCCCCCTTCCGCTGACAAGTCCCGGACCGAGCAGAGGGATGTGCTCCAGCTCCTGCTCGCGAGCCAGCAGCGCATCCGGCACTTCACCGCGCTGGCCCTCCGGCTGGGCCATGCGCAGGGAGCCACTCCGGCGGAGCTCTCGGGGACCGCGGCGCGCGTGGCCCGCTACTTCACCCAGCGGCTGCCGCAGCACTTCGAGGCCGAGGACTTCGCCCTCCTGCCCCGCCTGTTCACCACGACGATCTCCACGGAGATGATGCGGCACCTGTGGGGGATGAAGCTGCAGCACGAGGCCATCGAGCAGGCCCTGAGCAAGCTGGTGCCCCTGTGGCTGACGCTGCGGGACTCGCCGGAGCGCTACGGCGAGCTGGCCGAGTCCCTGGCCCGGGGCAGCCAACAGCTGATGCTCCTGATGGAGGTCCACCTCCACCTGGAGGAGCAGTACCTGTTCCCCCTGGTGCGCACGTGCCTCCCGCCGGAGGCGCTCGAGGAGCTGGCCACGGAGGTGCTCCGCGGCCGGGATCTGCTGAACTGA
- a CDS encoding OmpA family protein, translating to MTEATPLASPSAAAPRCARPRCSPFALARPLVIASLLISVSALAQPQTLPKLELERLTLNPNGAGSLLVGTGEVLNAGGYRFSFTGHYQHDPLALYRDGEKQGSLVKGRVTGHLSAAYALFNWLELSAQVPVLLTQSGDDLTQFIPEQPSTGPGLGTPYLGVRFGLLSQEDEQPVDLSLGAQVGLPVGSASALAKDGSPRIIPSVMVGRRFGSLRAGLDAGIVVRSVSTLVEDFNIQDEVGSELRLGGVLATTGEGIRGELNLIGSVPFSRSGGTLEALAGARLPMSSKIEAYGLAGVAVGEAPGTPTFRALLGVAYGHTPPRCVAGGKHTAEECPDLDDDNDGVKNALDTCQGQSGRVDAQGCPVKDVDGDGVVDPDDKCVTVPGLAQFQGCPDTDKDGIEDTADKCPQVPGVAQFQGCPDTDKDGIEDAADKCPQVPGVAQFQGCPDTDKDGIEDAADACPTEPGIAELKGCPAKDTDGDTLADHRDNCPTEPGPVDNQGCPVKEKQIVAIQKDRLEIKDKVYFDTDKATIQRRSFKLLDQIAKVIIEHPELEKVWIEGHSDERGSNMYNTELSQRRAEAVREYLIKKGVAPGRLDAKGMGRSRPVAPNTTEAGRAANRRVEFLTTPREGAQP from the coding sequence ATGACCGAAGCCACACCGCTCGCCAGCCCGTCGGCCGCAGCGCCCCGATGCGCGCGCCCCCGGTGCTCCCCGTTCGCGCTGGCGCGTCCCCTGGTGATCGCCTCGTTGCTGATCAGTGTCAGCGCGCTCGCGCAGCCTCAGACGCTGCCCAAGCTCGAGCTGGAGCGACTCACGCTCAACCCCAATGGGGCCGGCTCGCTGCTGGTGGGCACCGGTGAGGTGCTGAACGCGGGCGGCTACCGCTTCTCCTTCACCGGGCACTACCAGCATGATCCGCTCGCCCTCTACCGCGATGGCGAGAAGCAGGGCTCGCTGGTGAAGGGCCGCGTCACCGGCCACCTGTCGGCCGCCTACGCCCTCTTCAACTGGCTGGAGCTCTCCGCCCAGGTGCCCGTGCTGCTGACGCAGAGCGGGGATGATCTCACGCAGTTCATCCCCGAGCAGCCCTCCACGGGGCCGGGGCTCGGCACTCCCTACCTGGGCGTGCGCTTCGGCCTGCTGTCCCAGGAGGATGAGCAGCCCGTGGATCTCTCGCTGGGGGCTCAGGTGGGCCTGCCGGTGGGCAGCGCCTCAGCGCTGGCGAAGGATGGCTCTCCGCGCATCATCCCGAGCGTGATGGTGGGCCGGCGGTTCGGCTCACTGCGGGCCGGCCTGGACGCGGGCATCGTGGTGCGCTCCGTCTCCACGCTCGTGGAGGACTTCAACATTCAGGACGAGGTGGGGAGCGAGCTGCGCCTCGGCGGCGTGCTGGCCACCACGGGCGAGGGGATCCGCGGCGAGCTGAACCTCATTGGCTCCGTGCCCTTCTCCCGCTCGGGCGGAACCCTGGAGGCGCTGGCGGGCGCGCGGCTGCCGATGAGCTCGAAGATCGAGGCCTACGGACTGGCGGGCGTGGCCGTGGGCGAGGCTCCCGGCACTCCCACCTTCCGCGCGCTGCTGGGCGTGGCTTATGGGCACACGCCGCCCCGGTGCGTGGCCGGCGGCAAGCACACGGCCGAGGAGTGCCCGGATCTGGATGACGACAACGACGGGGTGAAGAACGCCCTCGACACGTGCCAGGGCCAGAGCGGCCGGGTGGATGCGCAGGGCTGCCCGGTGAAGGACGTGGATGGCGACGGCGTGGTGGATCCGGACGACAAGTGCGTGACGGTGCCGGGCCTGGCGCAGTTCCAGGGCTGCCCGGACACGGACAAGGATGGCATCGAGGACACGGCGGACAAGTGCCCGCAGGTGCCCGGTGTGGCGCAGTTCCAGGGCTGCCCGGACACGGACAAGGACGGCATCGAGGACGCGGCGGACAAGTGCCCGCAGGTGCCCGGCGTGGCGCAGTTCCAGGGCTGCCCGGACACGGACAAGGACGGCATCGAGGACGCGGCGGACGCCTGCCCGACGGAGCCCGGTATCGCCGAGCTGAAGGGCTGCCCGGCCAAGGACACGGATGGTGACACGCTGGCGGATCACCGCGACAACTGCCCGACGGAGCCCGGCCCGGTGGACAACCAGGGCTGCCCGGTGAAGGAGAAGCAGATCGTCGCCATCCAGAAGGATCGCCTGGAGATCAAGGACAAGGTCTACTTCGACACCGACAAGGCGACGATCCAGCGCCGCAGCTTCAAGCTGCTGGATCAGATCGCCAAGGTCATCATCGAGCACCCGGAGCTGGAGAAGGTCTGGATCGAGGGCCACTCGGACGAGCGAGGCAGCAACATGTACAACACCGAGCTGTCTCAGCGCCGCGCAGAGGCGGTGCGTGAGTACCTCATCAAGAAGGGTGTGGCGCCGGGGCGCCTGGATGCGAAGGGCATGGGCCGTTCGAGGCCTGTCGCGCCGAACACCACGGAAGCGGGCCGGGCGGCCAACCGCCGGGTCGAATTCCTCACCACACCGCGCGAGGGCGCGCAGCCGTAG